In Nicotiana tabacum cultivar K326 chromosome 10, ASM71507v2, whole genome shotgun sequence, the DNA window GTAgttaaaaacttaaaatattGTAGATGGAGTATTGTTTACATTGAAACAATGaatataaaagaaacaaaacacactGTTAAAATAATCTACAAATACAACTACAAAAAAGCTACAATATCTGTAGCTGACATAATATATAGATTAAAATTCAGGTAGAAAGAAGCTTTATGGTGAAAATAATGTAGATCAGAATAACTGTATAAAATTTCAGTTGCAAAggatttaaatgctaaaaataatgAAGATCAAGTACTGTACATATTCAACAAGTGAATATAAACCCAACAAACTGTTTCCATTTTTACTACTATACTggataagaaaaaagaaacaaaagctACTATAATTGTAGCACAAGTCTGCTACAATTAAAACATAATAAACTGTTCAAAAACTTGTCTACCATCTATCTTATAAACTAGCATCAACTACACAATTGTAATACATGTTCCATTCCAAACATTACAATTACTTCTTCTTCCTCTGGACTCTTGTTTTCTCATTCAAAGCTGGTGCACCTTTCCTCCTTGCCAATTTGCCTGTCACCTCACTATCACTAATTGCCCCAAGCTCCTGCTTCTTTCTAGCATAGTCCCAAAGTAGCGCTCCATAGCGTCTACGGTGTTGGTCAATATCAGAAAGGTCTTCtagggaattgataattctccaTTACTAACATACTCTGCAAAGGCAGCAACAAATACACCACAATCTCtgcaaaaagataaaaaaatgtcAATATTTACCAAACCATCAGAAAAAAGGGTTAAAtgtaaagaaagaaagaagatttTTGTTACAGTGATCCTTCTTTTTGCTGTGGTATCTCTCCGACGATCTACTGAATGTTAAGAGGGTCGGTAACAGGTTTCTCTATGTACTTttgtattcttgaagttgatgtcTTTATGTTTCCCATAAAATCCGGTGCATGACAAATACAAATGGATAATAATAGAAAACTTGTCGACATAAGATTCAACAATAGGGTAATTGTGTGAAGATACCATGGAATTATAAGCATAAAGACACCTTTCTGCAATGTCAAAAACAACAAACACCCAGTGAAATTTTTCTACAATGTCGACGGGCATGATGACATAATCAACTTCATCCCATGCAACATTTGCGAGTAGTCTATACCCCAATATATATTATGCTACAACATCCTGGGGTTTGACAACAGAAAACTTCTtttcttgagaagaatttttgaaCTTTTCATAAATCTGATCAATCCTAGTCTTAAGCACACAATCTGTTGTAGTAAATCTGGTGTTGTTGTGGGGGTCATACTTGCCTCTTTTTCTCAAGTAATACATGATAACGTTAATGTGCTGCAACAAAAACAGATTGCATCTATTCTACATGTTATCTCAAAATATTCTAcacaaaactacaaataactacaATACATCTACAATCAGAAATACAAAGCATCTATTCATTCAGAATACAAactatctacaatttatctacaaaatatctataaATTAAATACATTGAATCTTACCGAGTCATTAAGGACTTGTCCTGGGTGTGCAAGGGAAAAGAATCACTCCTTCTTGTCAACCTTTTCAACTCCAAGATCCAACCATGGCTTAATTTGGTTGTCCTTTATAGAATATGGAGCCTTCCTCCTATATAAACAAATAGAAATTAAAATATAATTGTTGAATGAAGTGGATGTGTAAAAGATGAATACTGGAATAAAAGTATCAAATTGTGCAACCTAACCTCTTTGGACCTGTGTCGGTACCGTTGTATAACCacttgtggaattgatccaacAACTCAGGGTCTATATTTTGACCAATAACACTAGTAAACGGGTGCTTGAGGTGAAATATTTGAGGTCCAACCAAGGTGCTACCACCAGAACTGTATAAAGGGAGAAATGGTGATCAGGCATGCTTTCCCGGCTGCTTTATTCTACCTTGATGCGCGAGTGTTGTTTTATCTTGTATAGGCTCGCCGAACTTAACCAACGGGGAGAAGTTATCAGGCAGCTCGAAATCATTAAGTGTAACCTCCTTCTTCTTACTTCTGGATTCTTCTGAATCACCTACATTCACATACTGTGCCTCTTCACCTAcattttcatcttccggattCTGCTGTTCTGTTTGAGCTACTACTGTCACTCCGTGAATTGGAGATTGTGCATGCATATATTCCCTCTCTGAAACACCATGTATATATAACTTAATAGAATggtaaaaatattgaaacaaaaagaaaatatctCTGAAAACAATTTCACCTGCATTCTCTTCATCAACAACcccttcaaaatatatatatataaatcaataCGTGCTGGATGATTTTCTTCACCATGTGCACATTCAACATGTTATGTTTTTTTCATTAAAAATGTTAAATAATACTGGATAATATTAGCTTGACAACTTATGAAGATATGAAGGTGTGTCATAATATCTACATAAATCTGTATTGCTGTGTAAATAAGCTGGATTTAATTgtatatattgtgtatatataatGTAGACAAATTGTAGTTAtgttgtagataatttgtagttattttgtagatattttgtatgtAATTGTAGATATACTGGAGATATATTGTAGATACCTGTTTTGCTGGGGCTGACCTGCACTGTTTCACCACTATTGAACTGAAATTGCTGATTATTCTTGTCTTTTGGTTGGTCAGTATTTTTTGTTGAACTTCCAGCAAACTGTAAGTTTTATATTAGTTAGGATATATATTTTAGAGGTGACATAAATAGTTTTTTTAATATGATTAAGATTCAAATGTCACCTTTACATCAACTTGATCATTTGGATTGTTTATCACCTGCAAAACAGTCTTGACTGAATCCTTTATTAGGTCTCGAAGGTTATCTAGTTCTTCAAATACATCATTCCTAAATTTTTCAAGCATTTCATCGACctacataataaaaaaaatacatagttaCCTTCAGAAATATGTATTAAAAAACAGATACACTATTATATAAAAATCACAATGCCTTTTAGGACTACTTGTTACCTTCTCAACACCTCCttttaacttttttattttacGAAGAATAGACTCCTTTTCCTCTTTTCCAATTGATTCTTTGGGTTCCAATGGAGGAGCATCAACTTTTGGATTCTCAGAAACATGTTCAACCTCTTCAATTGTGTACTCAACTTTATCAAGAAAAGACGTCACTGAAAGCTCTTCAGGTGATTCATTTATGTTGGTGAACTGAatgatgaaaaaaataaattagctTGTTTAAGGCAGAATATGTGTACAAAATGTAGATattttatagataaattgtaTTATCATAGATAAAGACCATTTACCTTCATCCATTCAGGCTTGATCATTTTGTCTTCAATTGCAGCTAACCAAATCTGACCCTTAGCAACTGACCAGTTTAGTATGCGAAGGATTGAATTAGAAATCTTTGTAGCTATATCAATGTTGACGGAGGAGCAACACTCATACAACTATACTTGCATGGCTAGTGGGAATCCTCGAATGAGATAAGAATGAATGAAAGGATTTAGCATGTGCCTAACAGATTCAATCAACTATCTGTAAGATTGAACACCCCATGGAAATGACTCGTACTGACCGGATTCAACCAAATAAAACCTAAAATGATCTACCAACCCAATATGGTCTCTCTCTAAAGGACAAATGAAGTATTCTATGAGATATATAATACATAACTTGACTGCATCCTCATCATTGACCCAGCTTTTGGTGGTTACTATCTGTTTTAGGTATGTCTTCTCCACTTTTACCTTGTTTGGAAAGTAACTGCTCATTATCTTACTGACATAACTAGGAGTGTAACCAAAGTCTGTCACCTCAGTATGACATCTAAGACCAGTTATTACTGCAAACTCTCTCAATCCAAAATTTAACCTCTCACCTTTTAACTCAACTGAAAAATAGGAAGCATCGGATGATTTCAATTCATACTTCATAAGAAGATGAAtagcttgattttgcatgcataatTGGGAAATGGCAGTAAATAACCAAAGCATGTCTTCTTGAACAACTTCAAACCATTTGGAGACAAAAGCGCTTTAATTTGGCTAGGAATGTTAGGGTCACATAATGTCTGGAATCTAAGCACCCCATAATCAATATTATGGGATGCAAAAAAATATTCATTCTGCAAAATTCAACAAATGTAATCTAACATTAATACAGTAATTAAAAAGCACTGATACATTTGTATGTTTctacaaaataacttcaaaaatatACAATATAACAACAATGTTAAATAGATCAACAAATCTataattaaactacaaaattAAGATAAATAATCTCACATAGTTTCAGTGCTTAAAAACATAGATACATATGCAATTTATATACAACATTTCTACAAAAATCTATAAATCAAAAAAACCACAGATTATATAGATTTTTAACAACTAAAACAGGCGAAATAAGTAgtgaagaaattaaaaaaatcttACCTTCACCAATGAGTGTTTTCGAATATTTTTAGGAATTTTAACACTAGGggctttttttgaatttttcttctttttgggagTTTTTGAACTGGGAGCCACCTTAGCTTTCTTTCTAGGTTTACTGATAGACACATCTTCTACAAAATCATCATCTAGAACTATCACTTTTCGTTTTCTATCCGCTTGTTTGATTGGCCTCGAAAATTCTCCAACATCGAAATCATGTTTTTGTTTAGTTCTAGCTTCAGTCCTAATTTGATGCGGAGAAACACTATGCTTCATATCTACAATTGCATGTGCAAATTTCTCTTGCTTTTGGGGTGAATGTGGTGATAATACACCCAAATCAAAAGAAGGTACGTCAGATCCTAGATGTCAAGTATTTGGTGTTCCTTCAAATAGTAGAGTCAGAGTATTGCAAGTGGGTCATTATTGTCCTTTTTTCATGTACATATAATTTTCCTTGTAGTTAGGTGTAAAATTGAGATAGCCCAACAAAAGCATTTAGACaattatgcaggaagtaaaagtCTCATCTTCAAGTTCATCCCCATTTTAAATAGAAAAAAGCAAGCCCAACGTGACACTCATGCCTCTCCCAATaccttgaaaattatttttcgacATCGTGGTGATACCTAACAGATTTGGCTCAAAGTCCTGTTTATGACTTCTTCTTTTTAACTTCCCTTCAATTTAATTCCCTTTTAGTGTGCATTTGGTTtagcaaaaatatttttcttaatgaAATTATCTTTGAGTTTTTGATGAGTGTAAGTAATGGGTAGGAATGACTTGCGTCATTGATGAGTGTAAGTAAttcctttctctttcttttttttggtttacACTCGGTGCTCGATATTCACATTAGGCCCAACTAACTTTGGATTTGCACTGGAAAAGTCATACATTGGGGCAAGAGGGGAGTAAAACGCTCCCTAACAAAGACGATTCCACATCCAGGACTCAAACCCGAGACCTCTGATTAATAATGAGGAGTACTTACTACTCCATCACAATCTTTGTTGGTAAATAAGTAATTTTTCTTTACCATATCTTAATCTTGCAGCAAGTCACTAATTGCAACCAATAATAATATTATGATTATGATCAACCTGCAATAGTCAAAATTATTGCCAGAACACCAGCCCTTGTCGTATCCCTGCTATTCTACTTTTAATATAAGTTACCTACTATAAAAAGTTACCTATCTTAGTGTCCAAATACCTGGACAATTATTctctaaaataaattaaaatattttaaaaaaaataaattttgtacaTTAAACATTTACTCATAGCAGACGCAGAAAGAGTGGGCAGAAAGTGGGAGCACAGAATTAACTATGAAAACAATTTCCTTATAGTTTTAGTGAGATATTAAATCATGTATACGTTGTTAAATTTAACTTCCACCAACATTGTTCATTATATCTTCTCAAGATCCCCTATATGTACATATGACTTGTCTTTTTCAATAGACTTAAAACATGATACGTGCTTTCTTATTTACAAAATTTTCTCCTTTCCTAAAAGCTTGTGGTTAAGCCCCCATCAttcattttttcttacttttgcaCACCGACAAGTGAAATGAAATTTTTTTTCACAAATAGCAGTCATATTTACTGTTTATTTTTATTagtcatatacatagattatacattgattatatacaattatacatatataatgcataaaatatacatatattatacttcCACCGGCTATTTATAGTTTAAAGGTTGAGCGGGGTTAATTCTTTAATTTATTAACCCTCTTGTCTGTGGAATGCGTTTAATTTCTATGGAATGTTAATATTTTTAaagattcaaataaaaaaaaggtaaaaattaaCGGTAAACAGTGAGAGGATTGAATTATGAACATTGAATTTTATTTACTGAACTTGTGAAATGCCTGGTAAAATTGAGACTTCTAACTACAGAGCTCTTTTGTATATTACAACAAAAAATATTATCTAAACAACTTATTTCCGACTCGTCACTACCAAAACAGCTTTCCAGCTCAATTTCACGACTTCCAGAAAAAGCTGTCACTGTCCCGCAAACTTCCAAATCATCATCTCCTTCATTTTGTTTACTGTTCAATCTAACCGTGGTCCAAATTTCGTCATCCCATCTCCAGTTTGGTTTTCTTGAATTCAGACCCAATTTTCTTACTCTTTGAAGAGGTGAATCTATTGATGTTTCCAGTTGTATTGTAGTAGAATCCATGGTTTCTGTTTCCTCTACTGAATTCCAAATGTCTTGATCAAGAATGCTTGTTGGGGAGCTTGTGATAGAATCTTGAATTTCCTTAAAATTGGATATTTCCTCAAGAAATGGATGTTTGAGGAGTTGTTTAGCCGTCCATCTTTCTTTTTGATCTCTTCTGAAGCATTTGCTCAAGAAATCCTTTgcttgtaaagatagaaattttggAATTTCTGGGGATTGGCCAGAAAATGCAATTTTGTAAAGTAATGAAGCTGAATTAGTTACATTAGTCCACGGTGATCCACCTGTGGCCATTTCAATAATTGTACATCCTAATCCCCATATATCAGCTGCAAACCCCTGTTCTTCCCCACGCGCCACCTCCGGTGCCATGTACATCGGCGTGCCGCCAATTGGCTGGGCCGATGCACCACCGTCCCTCTCCGCCGTATCAACCCACCTTGCACAGCCAAAGTCTGCAATTTTGGCACCGGTTTTACCAAACAAAATGTTTTGTCCCTTAATATCACAGTGTACTACGCCTCTTGAATGTAGATATTCTAATCCTAGCAGAATTTGCTTTGTGTAATAACCGATTACCGGCTCGTTGATCCGACCACCGTTTTTCCGGATTTCATCGGCAATTGTACCCTCCGACATGTACTCCATCATAAGATTAAACATGACCGTATTGTTCTCTTTTGTAACATCGTACCCCTTGTAGCTAACTATGTAAGGGGAGCTCAATGCGGACAAAACTTTCTGCTCTTTTTGCAAGAACTGAGACTGGGATAACTCCACTGACTTAACAGCAAAAATCTCGCTGGACCAACGTGACTTGGCAACGGAGACGGCGGCAGAGGAGCCGTGGCCGATAATATGCCCTCTGGTCCAATccattttaaaagaagaatttttAGAAAGTGTTCTGTTTTTGGTTTGTTATAAGATGCAAAGAGGTATATATAATATGGTGAATGTTCGAAACTCCAAATTAGTTGGGTAGAGCTTAGGTGGCCTCTCTTTTCCCTTTAAAACTTTGACGATTGCTTTAACGGGAATTCACAACGTGGACAAATGCTTGTGGCCATACGGCAGTTTGAGTAGGTTGGAGGAATCCCATTACTTGGCCAATTGGAATTGTTGCCATGTGGCAAGCTAtgataatttcaaaaaaaaaaagtgttttaaGTTTTAGGTACAACTATATATGTAAAGATAATTGCTGGTAAATTACTATAATTAGATGATATCTGCTATCTCAAGCTAAAGTATAGTGCCAACATAaaagatatttttatattatcgATACATATAACTAAATCATATCAAAATGGGTAGATCTAAGTTTTTAATTTATGTTTGAAAAGAAGTTGAGTTGGGATTGTGATCCTTTGTTTTGTATGGTGTGTAATTACTTTGAAGATTAAATTTGGGAGTTAGGGAAGGTGTTTGGTAAGTTTTTATTCTTTTCAAGAGGCTAGTTTGAACCACAAAAATGGATATTAGTATTGAATTCTCTGGATATTCCACTTTTTGATAGGCATTGAATTCAAGTGGAGTTTGAAGTCATTGATGCTCTTTACATGTTTATCCACTAAACTTTACCATGGATTTTAAACTTCCTAGAAAAGGACAAGCATAAGGTCAATCAAAATAAGAAGAATCTAGCAAATAGATATGTCTTACTACAAAGAATAGATTTCAAAGGAAAAAACGGATTAGTAGCCAATTTAttgttaaaatagcacggtctagccagtttttggactggtcattgattacgcccaactatgccttataaaaaggacaatgcggtcgttgcaaatataatccggtttacaagtccggaatcggatctcacagagaactaaggcttagctatagctgttcactatcaccaagaagacaagcttgaacagttcttaacttatagatatttagattcttgtgtttaactaattgattaacaaattaaaataataaattaacaactaaagatattaagagttagagacaagattaaggaggtctagagttatgatttccccaattgtcggaatccttcccgctatgtcttctataatttcgcctaagtattctctaccgatcatgagcactcttattaccgtaaatctctcccgagtaatcacgacaatttactagacgcactctcccgagctacgctagctggcttttgatacagctcacttcagatcgcacccaaggcttcgttatccctaatcccgcctttaaaccctcggttattgatccctcatatactttgggagtggtgttgttcaacaattacctaaatatgcactctctccctagttatgcacactaaataggcacagctaattgataGCTCTttaattaactacaataagaacgtagttgaacaaatagagattatactacgactcaattatataaaaacataacaagaatttatcctacaaaaggttctatcaaaactctagataacaacttagctattcataatagtatgtaaaactacaatactaaaagtcataactaacaatgaaaaataggaagaggaaggaaaaaacTCGTGGAAGAATTCccaagccttgctcctattgtgtctctgcctccttaggtcaaacctatgtcaaaaatatgtccAATCCTTTTCTTGGCCGgcttccttggtttaatataaggtttagggcttaaaatcccgtgttttgcactttgatccctgaaatttacgcatcctgccgcggttccaccgcggtcgcgccggaaccgcggccaaacacTCAGATTCTTCAGTTGTCCGCGATTGCCCTCTGTCGTGGTTCTGctgcggttctgccgcggtcgcgatTTTTGACCCTAttccgtttggaatttggaaaaacgtaaaacatgaaagttgtagccctttgagttagatttccaaccatatattgtggagctcAAATGGAGTTCTAAGTAAAAAtttatgtctattttactagacagtgcgcaatatacctcttcgagttttcgttttgttgttttatcatccgttgatccccgaacgcgatcccggcttaattccttaagctattactcagacttcaaagctccaaaccacttaaattcattacataacatctatatagctcggaatcatacctacaaggcataaaacacacaattagtgcaaaacactagcgattaaagcgcgaactcaactaaagtgcagtaaattagagtgtaataatcgactaaaatacgtaattatagcctatcatcagtcattcaaaaatagccagcgtttaccaagtcattgaaaaatagccattagtttgctgcaatagagaccggtccagcataatatacgggagttcagtgcacctatgtatgaacttccagcatattatgctggaccagtatactttgttggttccagtataatatattggagactggagcatcggtgctccaaactccaatatattatgctggatcgatatattatactgaaattccagtatattatactggagttccagtataatatactagaactccagtatattatgttggagtatttttccagattttgaacagtgtttttgttcaaatttatctttacatgaaaagtggctaaatttcaattacttttggaattgtggctatttttgatgATCACTTGTAAatgtggctatttttaaatttctccccaATTTATTGTATGTGAGTGTAATGGCCCACCTGACACCtcactagtgatattgtccatTAAGGACTTAAACTCGTACAACTTTAAAACGCGTCACTAAAATTTAAGGTCTATCTACTTATATACCTAGCATATCTTTCGTGTTTTGTCAATGTAGGATTCCTCTCGGGTGTCATATGAAAACAACAAGGCATTTAATCAAAGCGAATCAAGTGTTTGATACTAATAATTACCTTTACTTAATGTAAATAATTAAGCTATTCCAAATCGCATAATCACCTTCTGGAACGTCAACAATAAAATTTGCTTTCTCATTATGCTAAAGGAAGAATTGTAGTTGGAACCCTTGCAGTTTAAACCATTCTCAAACAGTGAGTAAAAGTGGCCTATTTTACTAGTAGTGGTTCTTAACTTCTAAATCAAGTCTTTGATAATCCTTCAATGTGGGAAAGTAGGCTTTATTTTCCAATCATATCTCAAAATTTCCACAAGATTCCATCGGATGCCGACTTTTTAACTGTTACTAGTAACAATAATGTGCCTTGAACTACatgccttttatt includes these proteins:
- the LOC107818702 gene encoding mitogen-activated protein kinase kinase kinase 18 is translated as MDWTRGHIIGHGSSAAVSVAKSRWSSEIFAVKSVELSQSQFLQKEQKVLSALSSPYIVSYKGYDVTKENNTVMFNLMMEYMSEGTIADEIRKNGGRINEPVIGYYTKQILLGLEYLHSRGVVHCDIKGQNILFGKTGAKIADFGCARWVDTAERDGGASAQPIGGTPMYMAPEVARGEEQGFAADIWGLGCTIIEMATGGSPWTNVTNSASLLYKIAFSGQSPEIPKFLSLQAKDFLSKCFRRDQKERWTAKQLLKHPFLEEISNFKEIQDSITSSPTSILDQDIWNSVEETETMDSTTIQLETSIDSPLQRVRKLGLNSRKPNWRWDDEIWTTVRLNSKQNEGDDDLEVCGTVTAFSGSREIELESCFGSDESEISCLDNIFCCNIQKSSVVRSLNFTRHFTSSVNKIQCS